A genome region from Micromonospora inyonensis includes the following:
- a CDS encoding acyl carrier protein, which produces MSQSSPLDRLITLLTDRTDAFAPSVTADRRISDLGIDSIDMAYILSTFEREHDVDFADSDFDYERYETVRDLAVMIEVRLRG; this is translated from the coding sequence ATGTCGCAATCGAGTCCTCTCGACCGGCTGATCACCCTACTCACCGACCGCACCGACGCGTTCGCTCCGTCCGTCACCGCCGATCGACGCATCAGTGACCTCGGCATCGACTCGATCGACATGGCCTACATCCTGTCGACCTTCGAACGCGAACACGACGTCGATTTCGCCGACAGCGACTTCGACTACGAGAGGTACGAGACCGTCCGTGATCTGGCCGTCATGATCGAGGTCCGGCTTCGTGGGTGA